Proteins encoded in a region of the Podarcis muralis chromosome 6, rPodMur119.hap1.1, whole genome shotgun sequence genome:
- the MCMBP gene encoding mini-chromosome maintenance complex-binding protein produces MPCVADWLNCPLSIVQGIFAQNSLNPEWERKVTEYFREKLKENNATNWVPSLNDVPLHYLKPNSLVKFRCMVQDMFDPEFYMNVYETIDIHTKSCVLHFGKYRDVAECGPHQEIDLNPKQIVTGDRQTLYCVPVPGESAWVKEAYTSASQARVCPSTSYTPSRHKRSYEEDEDMELHPSKQREQHLGNVADIHGSGEPKRLETEASARHQTISLNCSPPLDLNFPLPGEKGPACLVKIYENGDSFKVNDVLEVYGILSVDPVLNMVNNEDRENSSSPVESMECMDTMEEQRVHSPPASLVPRIHVILAQKLQHINPLLPACLNEEESKSFVSSFMSELSPVRAELLGFLTHAFLGDSLAAEYLILHLISTVYARRDVLPLGKFTVNLSGCPRNNVYTEHIYNIIQQLVPASYRLPMTIENMNCLKFNPHKDYTANRLVSGVLQLASNTSLVIDETLLEQGQLDTRGVHNVTALGHLITWQKVDYDFSYHQMEFPCNINVLITSEGRSLLPSDCQVHLQPQLIPPNMEEYMSSLLTAVLPSVLNKFRIYLSLLRLLDYSISDEVTKAVEDDFVEMRKNDPESITADDLHRTLLVARFLSLSAGQTTLSRERWLRAKQLEAQRKVRLQQQKCVNGNEL; encoded by the exons ATGCCGTGTGTGGCGGACTGGCTGAACTGCCCCCTCAGCATCGTGCAAGGCATCTTCG CTCAAAATAGTCTGAATCCTGAATGGGAGAGAAAAGTAACGGAATACTTCAGAGAGAAGCTGAAAGAAAATAATGCTACTAACTGG GTGCCTTCATTGAATGATGTCCCTCTACATTATCTGAAACCAAACAGTTTAGTGAAATTTCGCTGTATGGTTCAAGATATGTTTGATCCTGAATTTTATATGAATGTTTATGAAACAATTGACATACATACTAAATCATGT GTTTTGCATTTTGGAAAATACAGAGATGTAGCAGAATGTGGG CCTCATCAAGAAATAGACTTAAACCCTAAACAAATAGTAACAGGAGACAGACAGACTTTATACTGCGTTCCAGTGCCTGGAGAGTCGGCATGGGTGAAAGAA GCCTATACCAGTGCAAGCCAAGCTCGAGTTTGCCCTTCGACATCCTATACACCAAGTCGCCACAAGAGAAGTTATGAGGAAGATGAAGATATGGAGTTGCATCCATCTAAACAGAGAGAGCAACATCTGG GAAATGTGGCTGATATCCACGGGAGTGGAGAGCCAAAGCGATTAGAAACAGAAGCATCTGCAAGACATCAGACGATCTCCTTAAATTGCTCACCTCCGCTAGATCTAAACTTTCCACTTCCAGGAGAGAAAGGCCCTGCATGTCTTGTGAAG ATATATGAAAACGGGGATAGTTTCAAAGTGAATGATGTTCTTGAGGTGTATGGGATTTTATCTGTCGATCCAGTCCTGAACATGGTGAACAACGAAGATAG GGAGAATTCATCCTCTCCAGTGGAGTCTATGGAATGTATGGACACAATGGAAGAACAGAGGGTTCATAGTCCCCCAGCCTCATTAGTTCCCAGAATCCATGTGATTTTAGCACAGAAACTTCAACACATAAATCCATTATTGCCTGCCTGCCTTAATGAAGAGGAAAGCAAGAGCT TTGTTTCTAGTTTTATGTCTGAACTGTCACCAGTCAGAGCAGAGCTTCTTGGCTTCCTCACTCATGCCTTCTTGGGAGACAGCCTGGCTGCTGAGTACCTTATATTGCATCTCATTTCCACAGT CTATGCAAGAAGAGATGTTCTTCCTCTGGGAAAATTCACAGTCAACTTAAGCGGCTGTCCAAGAAATAATGTCTACACGGAGCACATATACAATATTATTCAGCAGCTAGTGCCTGCA TCCTATCGCCTGCCCATGACCATAGAGAACATGAACTGCTTAAAGTTTAACCCCCACAAGGACTACACAGCTAACCGCTTAGTCAGTGGAGTACTACAGCTTGCAAGCAATACCTCCCTTGTGATAGATGAGACTCTGCTTGAGCAAGGACAGCTTGACACTAGAG GTGTTCACAATGTGACAGCACTAGGTCACCTGATAACTTGGCAGAAGGTGGATTATGACTTCAGTTACCACCAGATGGAATTCCCATGCAACATTAATGTCCTTATCACTTCAGAGGGCAGATCGCTCCTACCG TCCGACTGCCAAGTCCACCTGCAGCCGCAGCTCATTCCCCCCAACATGGAAGAGTACATGAGCAGCCTTCTCACAGCAGTGCTGCCATCTGTCCTCAACAAGTTCCGCATTTATCTAAGTTTGCTGAGACTGCTGGATTACAGTATATCTGATGAAGTGACCAAG GCAGTAGAAGATGATTTTGTGGAAATGCGTAAAAATGACCCTGAGAGTATCACAGCTGATGATCTTCATAGAACTCTGCTTGTGGCAAG GTTCCTTTCTCTGAGCGCTGGGCAGACGACGTTGTCAAGAGAGAGATGGCTCAGAGCAAAGCAGTTGGAGGCACAACGTAAAGTGAGACTACAGCAGCAGAAGTGTGTAAATGGAAATGAACTCTAA